One stretch of Priestia megaterium DNA includes these proteins:
- a CDS encoding flagellar basal body rod C-terminal domain-containing protein — protein MSFFNEISQKEGAATGIVIADKIKQNTNNIAAASSASSGDDGTGRKGDGQNAQLLSQFRQKVLINSGNGDVSLDGFYQSVIGQMSVDAQQANRLKSNSETLQGAVEQRRQSTSAVSLDEEMTNMIQFQHAYNASARMVTMIDEMLDKIVNGLGTGGR, from the coding sequence TCTCAGAAAGAAGGAGCTGCAACTGGAATTGTTATTGCTGATAAAATTAAACAAAACACAAACAATATTGCTGCCGCTTCTTCGGCCTCTTCTGGGGATGATGGAACTGGCCGCAAAGGAGATGGACAAAATGCTCAGCTATTGTCTCAATTTCGTCAAAAGGTGCTTATTAATTCCGGGAACGGAGATGTTTCATTAGATGGCTTTTATCAATCTGTCATTGGCCAAATGTCAGTAGATGCCCAACAAGCTAATCGCTTAAAAAGTAATTCAGAAACTCTCCAGGGAGCTGTGGAGCAAAGGCGCCAGTCTACCAGTGCAGTTTCATTAGATGAAGAGATGACCAATATGATTCAGTTTCAGCATGCATATAACGCTAGTGCCCGTATGGTGACTATGATTGATGAAATGCTTGATAAAATTGTAAACGGTCTTGGAACTGGAGGAAGGTAA